Proteins encoded within one genomic window of Methanothrix harundinacea 6Ac:
- a CDS encoding F420-dependent methylenetetrahydromethanopterin dehydrogenase: protein MFKIGFIKLGNVASSLVADLALDEIAERTDVEVRSLSFGAKMTVKEAEMSAELKGWGPQLVVIVGPNAATPGPTAARALYRDVPTIVISDGPSKKEAREALEAEGFGYIILPFDPLIGAKREFLDPAEMALFNSDALKVLSICGSVRLVQEELDGAMASIISGAPRLPTILSSPEGCTDRMAFRNPYARAKAIGALHMAQTVAGIDAAACFRLKELDRIALTAAAGHEVMRAAARLADEARELEKSTDSVSRRPHARSGAILAKTGLLDKPEPV from the coding sequence ATGTTCAAGATCGGATTCATCAAGCTCGGCAACGTCGCATCCTCCCTGGTCGCAGACCTGGCCCTGGACGAGATCGCCGAGCGGACCGACGTAGAGGTGAGATCCCTATCCTTCGGAGCCAAGATGACGGTGAAGGAGGCGGAGATGTCGGCGGAGCTGAAGGGGTGGGGTCCCCAGCTGGTGGTGATCGTCGGCCCCAACGCCGCCACCCCCGGCCCCACGGCGGCCCGGGCCTTGTACAGGGACGTGCCGACGATCGTCATCTCCGACGGCCCCTCCAAGAAGGAGGCCCGGGAGGCCCTGGAGGCGGAGGGGTTCGGCTACATCATCCTCCCCTTCGACCCCCTCATCGGGGCGAAGCGGGAGTTCCTCGACCCCGCGGAGATGGCCCTCTTCAACTCCGATGCCCTCAAGGTCCTGAGCATCTGCGGGTCCGTCAGGCTCGTTCAGGAGGAGCTGGACGGGGCGATGGCCAGCATCATTTCGGGGGCCCCGAGGCTCCCCACCATCCTATCCAGCCCTGAGGGCTGCACCGACAGGATGGCCTTCAGAAACCCCTACGCCCGAGCCAAGGCGATCGGCGCGCTCCACATGGCCCAGACGGTGGCGGGGATCGACGCGGCGGCCTGCTTCAGGCTGAAGGAGCTGGATAGGATCGCCCTCACCGCCGCCGCAGGCCACGAGGTGATGCGGGCTGCGGCGAGGCTCGCCGACGAGGCTAGGGAGCTGGAGAAGTCGACGGACTCGGTATCTCGGAGGCCCCACGCCCGGTCGGGGGCGATCCTGGCGAAGACGGGGCTCCTCGACAAGCCCGAGCCGGTCTGA